A single genomic interval of Oryza sativa Japonica Group chromosome 7, ASM3414082v1 harbors:
- the LOC4344386 gene encoding probable AMP deaminase, with translation MDSTYALHLAVATLLGASFAAASAYYMHRKTLDQLLRFARSLDRDHRRRNRHLLDADDDDDDDPPRDHDRRTTLPIPPGLPPLHTGREGKPIISPASTKRVGPLVRPTTPRSPVPTVSAFETIEDSDDDDENIAPDAKNNAVSLLTNGTIGSDPLPGKASQNGDTKPVPSTNMIRSQSATGSLHGAQHNPVAADILRKEPEHETFSRINITAVETPSPDEIEAYKVLQKCLELREKYMFREEVAPWEKEIITDPSTPKPNPNPFYYEQQTKTEHHFEMVDGVIHVYPNKDAKERIYPVADATTFFTDMHYILRVLAAGDIRTVCYKRLNLLEQKFNLHLMVNADRELLAQKAAPHRDFYNVRKVDTHVHHSACMNQKHLLRFIKSKLRKEPDEVVIFRDGTYLTLKEVFESLDLTGYDLNVDLLDVHADKSTFHRFDKFNLKYNPCGQSRLREIFLKQDNLIQGRFLAELTKEVFSDLEASKYQMAEYRISIYGRKKSEWDQMASWIVNNELYSENVVWLIQIPRIYNVYREMGTINSFQNLLDNIFLPLFEVTVDPASHPQLHVFLQQVVGLDLVDDESKPERRPTKHMPTPEQWTNVFNPAYAYYVYYCYANLYTLNKLRESKGMTTIKLRPHCGEAGDIDHLAAAFLTSHNIAHGVNLKKSPVLQYLYYLAQIGLAMSPLSNNSLFIDYHRNPFPTFFLRGLNVSLSTDDPLQIHLTKEPLVEEYSIAASLWKLSSCDLCEIARNSVYQSGFSHRLKSHWIGRNYYKRGHDGNDIHQTNVPHIRIEFRHTIWKEEMELIHLRNVDIPEEIDR, from the exons ATGGACTCCACCTACGccctccacctcgccgtcgccaccctcctcggcgcctccttcgccgccgcctccgcctactATATGCACCGCAAGACCCTCGACCAGctcctccgcttcgcccgctCCCTTGAccgcgaccaccgccgccgcaaccgccacctcctcgacgccgacgacgacgatgacgacgaccctCCCAGAGACCACGATCGCCGCACCACCCTTCCCATCCCACCGGGCCTTCCGCCACTTCACACCGGCCGAGAAG GAAAGCCAATTATCTCACCAGCTTCCACCAAAAGAGTTGGACCTTTGGTTAGACCTACTACACCAAGATCCCCTGTTCCTACTGTCAGTGCATTTGAAACTATTGAAGATTCAGATGACGATGATGAGAATATTGCCCCAGATGCCAAAAACAATGCCGTTTCCTTGCTCACAAATGGAACTATT GGATCAGATCCCCTTCCGGGTAAAGCAAGTCAGAATGGGGACACAAAACCAGTACCATCAACAAACATGATTAGATCTCAAAGTGCAACAGGCAGTCTGCATGGGGCCCAGCACAATCCAGTTGCAGCTGATATTCTTCGAAAGGAACCTGAACATGAGACTTTCAGTAGGATCAATATAACAGCTGTTG aGACTCCATCTCCTGATGAAATTGAAGCATACAAGGTTCTTCAGAAATGTCTTGAGCTACGAGAGAAGTACATGTTTAGAGAAGAAGTTGCTCCATGGGAGAAGGAAATCATAACTGATCCTAGTACTCCAAAACCTAATCCTAACCCTTTCTATTACGAGCAGCAGACTAAAACTGAA CATCATTTTGAAATGGTTGATGGTGTTATTCATGTATACCCCAATAAAGACG CTAAAGAAAGAATCTATCCTGTTGCTGATGCTACTACCTTTTTTACTGATATGCACTATATCCTTCGTGTGTTGGCTGCTGGGGATATTCGAACTGTATGTTATAAACGTTTAAATCTTCTAGAACAG AAATTCAATCTTCATTTGATGGTCAATGCCGATAGAGAACTACTTGCTCAGAAAGCTGCACCCCATCGGGACTTCTACAATGTCAGGAAGGTTGATACTCATGTTCATCACTCTGCATGCATGAATCAGAAGCATCTGTTGAGATTTATCAAGTCCAAGTTGAGGAAAGAACCTGACGAG GTTGTGATTTTTAGAGATGGTACCTATTTGACTCTTAAGGAGGTTTTTGAGAGTTTGGACTTGACTGG TTATGACCTCAATGTTGATCTCTTAGATGTGCATGCCGATAAAAGTACATTCCATCGCTTTGACAAGTTCAATTTGAAGTATAATCCTTGTGGCCAATCCCGGCTGAGGGAGATCTTTCTTAAACAGGACAACCTTATTCAAG GCCGATTTCTTGCTGAATTGACAAAAGAAGTATTTTCTGATCTTGAAGCAAGTAAATATCAG ATGGCTGAGTATAGAATATCTATCTATGGGAGAAAGAAAAGTGAGTGGGATCAGATGGCAAGCTGGATAGTGAATAATGAATTGTACAGCGAGAATGTTGTTTGGTTAATTCAG ATTCCTCGGATATACAATGTATACAGGGAGATGGGAACAATCAATTCTTTCCAGAACCTCCTTGACAATATTTTTCTGCCTCTTTTTGAAGTAACTGTTGATCCTGCTTCACATCCTCAGCTCCATGTTTTCTTGCAACAG GTCGTTGGGCTGGATTTAGTGGATGATGAAAGCAAACCAGAGAGACGCCCAACAAAACACATGCCTACACCTGAGCAATGGACTAATGTTTTCAATCCAGCATATGCATATTATGTGTACTATTGTTATGCTAACTTGTACACGCTGAACAAG CTTCGTGAGTCCAAGGGTATGACAACAATCAAACTTCGTCCACACTGTGGGGAG GCTGGAGATATTGATCATCTTGCTGCAGCATTTCTTACTTCTCATAATATTGCTCACGGGGTTAATTTAAAGAAGTCCCCTGTCCTCCAGTATCTGTATTACCTAGCTCAG ATTGGTCTTGCCATGTCTCCTTTGAGCAACAACTCATTGTTTATTGATTATCACCGAAACCCTTTCCCAACATTTTTCCTAAGAGGCCTTAACGTTTCTCTATCAACCGATGACCCTTTGCAAATTCACCTGACAAAAGAACCTTTGGTTGAAGAATATAGCATCGCTGCTTCG CTGTGGAAGCTAAGTTCATGCGACCTATGTGAAATTGCTAGGAATTCTGTGTACCAGTCTGGTTTCTCTCATAGGCTCAAG TCACACTGGATTGGGAGAAACTACTACAAAAGAGGTCATGATGGCAATGACATTCACCAGACAAATGTTCCTCACATCAGGATTGAATTCCGACACACT ATTTGGAAAGAAGAAATGGAGCTAATACATCTGAGGAATGTTGATATACCGGAAGAAATTGATAGGTGA